The genomic stretch CAAAACAATACTATTATGCTAGGTTATCATTAGGCATTATCCTAATATactacattattttattttttaaaaataattttataatgtattaGTTATTCTTAATTGTTTAAAGACATATTCCTAAAGaaaagagaataataatataataattctaagTAAAATTCGTAGAGAGAGGAATCATGTGGCTCATGCTTTGGCCAAATTAAAGCGGTCCATGTTAGGATAAGGCGTATTTTGGTTATTTGGTTGTTATGATTTTTTACTTagttattgaatttaaaatatatagttaattcAAAAGAAATAAGGATCTTGTTCTagctataatttaatttttatcatcttttatgtaattataaatataaaattaaaaaaataatatttattaaaagcttctattgaaataaaaaaaatattcaataaaatatacaatctaaaatttggcttaaaaataaaatttaattcccCTGATCTATATTTATTAGTACAATTCTCCTTGCatatttattactatataatatatacggagtaactaatatcatcatatatatacatacatcgaCTTTATTACCTAACAATTACAAACTCAATCTAATTGCCCAttaaatcaaaaatataaagtaGATATCGTAATCATGGAGATGCGAGTGAGATGACATGATCTATTTTAACTTATCCAAAGgtcataaaaatataataaagtagATATCTTTCCAAAAGCTGATCATTTTTATATAGTAAATTgatataataatgttaggaatataatttaaataaaaacatatcCTCTTtctgatatatatacatatgggAAGAAAAAGTGCTGCTGATTTTGATATGACTAGCCAAATCATATCCATCTCCGAGTCGTAGCCGCAATATTATCTAGTGCACATCCTTATATAGTAATTTGGATATCCGTGTTTTccttgttacaaaaaaaatattatcttaATATTGACAGCCAACAAGTCAAGTTGCAGGAAACTTCATCTGATCTGCATCATCGAGTGTGATGCAGGAGTCGTCAAATTCCCTCTATTTATGGCATCCAACAACTAACCACCACCACCTTCAAATTCAGAGGCACAAGCACAATAGccgccattattattattatctactttaatttatttgcaactttaggTTGAgccaaaatataatagaatgGCAGATTACGAGAGGGAGCTTGGCATGTTGCCTGAGGACTGCATTTCCTGTATTTTGTGTCGCACCTCCCCGCTCGACGCTTTCCACCTATGTTTAGTCTCCTCAACTTTCCGGTCAGCCGCCGGAGCGGACTCCGTCTGGGAAGGATTCTTGCCATCCGATTATGCCCAAATCGTTGCCAAGTCCACCGTGCCGTTGAAGTTTTCGTCCAAGAAGGACCTCTTTCTGCAACTTTGCAACTCTATCCTCATTGATGATGGTAACAAGGtaatctctctctttttttcttttttttttcaactggCTGAAATGAGGTCAAAGTCAAAGTTGGTTCTACATAACAATAAGGTCTTAGGTCAATTCAAGGTGATCTCAATTTgatctttttaattaaattgaatcTATTCTggcaaattatatttaattttgctTAATGGAATCTAGCTAGGGACATGAATCTATATAAAGGTATACGTCGATattaagtataaatattacTGTAGTAATAGGTCTATTAGAATATGACTTACTCTCCCTATCATATCAATTATTTTAGTTGATCTCACTTGTATTcattttcacaaattaaagattCCCTTTTGTAAAGGTAATGAGATGCAGGTGGATGCATGGTGTAATAATTATATGTATTACTAGATTGGGACATTAATATCTAAgtggttcaaaaaaaaatatcttaactGGTTCCAACCACCTTAATGACCTTAGtatgtcatcattttttttttaaatgtatgcAGAGTTTTGCATTGGAAAAGTCAACTGGCCTAAAGTCATATATGCTGTCTGCAAGGGAGCTCTCAATTCGATACGGTTACGCACCTGACCATTGGGCATGGAAATACACCCCCGAGTCGAGGTAATTCAACTTTACAAAActttatgaaattataatttagaaaactgtaaaaataatttaatctttaattaatataataaattcaaaTCATGGTGCTTAATGTTAGGATTAAGCATTTACTATTGCGGCAAAAACTATAACTAAGTAATCAAattgtaactttattttttatattgctattcttttttaaagaaaaatagtgTTAAATTTAGCCATTTTATCTGTCTCCATCGGACAATCCTCCTAGCTATACGGTGCTGAACTTGGCTATTACTGGTTTTCGCCTAATAGCTAATAACGATTGAACAtgcatataatatttaaatataaacatgcAAATCAACATAACTATCAGTTCAgccttttaattaaaatgaaacaCATGTTTCGATTTGATATCAAAATCAATTTATGTCAAAAGTCATGAGTTTGAATCCCTGCCTCACTCGATAATTGTTTACAGGTTTGCAGAAGTGGCTGAACTGAAAACAATATGCAGGCTAGAAATCCAGGGGAAAATAAGAACAGAGACGCTATCACCCAACACAAAATATGGCGCCTATATGGTCATGAAAATGACGGACGGGGCATTTGGGTTGGACGCGATACCATGCGAGATGTCTGTTGCGGTGGGCAACGACACGGAAGCCACCGGCGGCACGGCGTATTTGCGGAAGCCGGCAGAGGTTGTGGCAAAACAATGGTTGGAATATGCTCTCTACCGGAATAGAAAGGAGAAGTTGAAATCGCGTGTTAACGGCGGCGGGGAGGAGAGACAGTTGCGGGAGAGGGGCGATGGGTGGATGGAGATTGAGCTGGGAGGGTTTTTCACGGGAGAGGAGAATGAAGGAGAAGTGACGATGAGATTGACGGAGGTTAATGGTTGTCATGTTAAAGGAGGGCTTGTTATACAAGGCATTGAAATCAGGCCTAagcattgaaaaaataaaaatattattacataGAAAATAGAATAGGGAATGAATAGAAtaagaattatattattgtttggtttgcTGAAAGCATAGATTTTAGAAATGTTATTATATTGTAGTGTTTTGTTGGTTTAAAGAAATGgaaatattatatgtttaaaagatataaatacctttatacaaaatatattattattattatataaaatttttaaataatattattctatagcaattacaatattgtaaaaaatgatatgtaaattatgaaacaaaatattcatataaataacaaaaatttttaaagaacatAATAATATTCAGGAGAagaataacataatttttttcaacaaaatactcaaaacaATCCAATGATAATAGCaatgttcataaaatataaatataaacatataagacaacaatacatacaaattacaaaaatatagaacAATAGAAcctacaattaatatatatactactccgTGAGAGTATTTCTCATTTGGTCATCACCCTTGAGATGACTAGACTAAAATACATGTTGATAGATTCCAAACAATATTGCCCATTTGCCACTAGTATAGTGTTATTTGTTGATAAAGAATTTtcttgatttaaaaaatatatatataacatgattTGATTAGCCGAAATACATTGCATGAATGTTATGAgaatgttttctaatgttatcctttTTTGGACAAACTAGGAATAatttactacggagtataatgCTTTTTtgcccaaaaaataaaaacggatgcatttttttcacttttttttttctttcacaaTCTAATTGATGCAGCTAagatatccttttttttttttttaattaagagttatCCTAATAAAAGACAATTGAGAAAATTGCTAAATTACTGCATATCATTAGTGATTCTACATTCTCATCTTTACTTCAACTCATTACGTGGCATATATgcttagtttttttaaaaaaaataaaataaaaaaggagtcAAATAGACGGTTGAATTTCATACAAAAACTTAGGCGCTTAAACtgtaaaaaattacaattaaacacacTAACTTATTATTACTAAGGTTGAATGTTATTATTACTAAGGTCCATgatgattaaaaaattatatgtttgcagttaacatattatctGAATATTATTACTAAGGTCCACGATGCAAGGTGGACTTCCTatccacggta from Ipomoea triloba cultivar NCNSP0323 chromosome 12, ASM357664v1 encodes the following:
- the LOC115999982 gene encoding F-box protein PP2-B13-like, whose amino-acid sequence is MADYERELGMLPEDCISCILCRTSPLDAFHLCLVSSTFRSAAGADSVWEGFLPSDYAQIVAKSTVPLKFSSKKDLFLQLCNSILIDDGNKSFALEKSTGLKSYMLSARELSIRYGYAPDHWAWKYTPESRFAEVAELKTICRLEIQGKIRTETLSPNTKYGAYMVMKMTDGAFGLDAIPCEMSVAVGNDTEATGGTAYLRKPAEVVAKQWLEYALYRNRKEKLKSRVNGGGEERQLRERGDGWMEIELGGFFTGEENEGEVTMRLTEVNGCHVKGGLVIQGIEIRPKH